GGCACCTTTCCTTCGGAAATTCTATCCTGACCGTACTCTTCGCGCTCGGCTTCGCTATTCGTTGGTAGCGGACCGCCTGCGCACATCGTGCACTTATCCATAGAACCTTTGGCGCCAAATACCCCCTCGCGAGGGAACTGAGGCGCGCCGAACGGACACGCGTATAGACAGTATCCGCAGCCGATGCAGATATCTTTGTCGTGTAACACGACGCCGTCGGCTCTGATGTAAAAACAATCAACCGGGCAAACCAGCGAGCACGGCGCGTCCTCGCAGTGCATGCAGGCTATCGAGGTTGAAATTTCCTTACCTGGTACGCCTTCGTTTAGCGTGATGACGCGGCGGCGGCGGATGCCAAGAGGCAGCTCGTGAGCCTCGTCGCAAGCTACCGCACAGCCGTTACAGTCGATACATCTAT
This genomic interval from Campylobacter concisus contains the following:
- the fdh3B gene encoding formate dehydrogenase FDH3 subunit beta — translated: MSEFNDNNRLKFYCDDDRCIDCNGCAVACDEAHELPLGIRRRRVITLNEGVPGKEISTSIACMHCEDAPCSLVCPVDCFYIRADGVVLHDKDICIGCGYCLYACPFGAPQFPREGVFGAKGSMDKCTMCAGGPLPTNSEAEREEYGQDRISEGKVPVCAAMCSTKALLVGESAMIEKIYGDRVKARGYGFKDLKQTLTWKLAYYAGDRLKIKS